The following proteins come from a genomic window of Triticum aestivum cultivar Chinese Spring chromosome 6A, IWGSC CS RefSeq v2.1, whole genome shotgun sequence:
- the LOC123132400 gene encoding uncharacterized protein has translation MAYLPPHRRHSSSSEPAPTPFPPISSLQSLSISSPRGRGRHHLRPSNNKIIHAAGCVSRWSPLPPFPPGSGDADTFRLVPFPCDPIERETGAKPLVLALSSPKSAPGSAEAAVAAITESFLPDLLAAAERARATARDAPTEDEEVKLSLVARVGKVLFQPGPSGGPVSLDSVRDAAKAGAEGSRSQVRKSFYTNLPGKCVDEIGMYIGKLTDLKFDSSKKHYHVKVFDKQRSDTTMSCKCTVQEDGKLVIHKVELNQIRQLVEDISCLSKDFDLRLMLRTKRILKNIDPEVENAIKSLVSSAIVDPDAKGGLKWPLGNESIGERFSIVGVWHTSYSAFRNKTLRLKLRCADRFDHRSSTGEISNEVTFKLTGISERLQDGNEEVDTLKGMLDSAVQMIWDTVLSYKIKP, from the exons ATGGCCTACCTCCCGCCCCACCGGCGCCACTCCAGCAGCTCCGAGCCCGCCCCAACCCCTTTCCCACCGATCTCCTCCCTCCAGTCCCTTTCCATCTCCTCCCCTCGCGGTCGCGGGCGTCACCACCTCCGCCCGTCCAACAACAAGATCATCCACGCCGCGGGCTGCGTCTCCCGCTGGTCCCCGCTCCCGCCCTTCCCCCCCGGCTCCGGCGACGCCGACACTTTCCGCCTCGTCCCCTTCCCCTGCGATCCCATCGAGCGCGAGACGGGCGCCAAGcccctcgtcctcgccctctcctCCCCGAAAAGCGCCCCCGGCTCCGCGGAGGCCGCGGTCGCGGCCATCACCGAGAGTTTCTTGCCGGACCTCCTAGCCGcggcggagagggcgagggcgacggcgcgcGATGCGCCCACGGAAGACGAGGAGGTAAAGCTGAGCCTCGTGGCAAGGGTGGGCAAGGTCCTGTTCCAACC CGGACCTAGCGGCGGACCCGTCTCCCTGGACTCTGTCCGCGACGCAGCAAAAGCAGGGGCAGAAGGATCGAGGAGCCAGGTCCGTAAATCGTTCTATACGAATTTGCCCGGCAAGTGTGTGGATGAGATTGGGATGTATATTGGGAAGCTGACGGATCTGAAGTTCGATTCATCAAAAAAGCACTACCATGTCAAG GTGTTTGACAAGCAGCGAAGTGATACGACGATGTCTTGCAAATGCACCGTGCAAGAGGATGGGAAGCTTGTGATCCACAAG GTTGAATTGAACCAGATACGGCAGCTGGTGGAGGACATATCCTGCCTGTCCAAAGATTTTGATTTAAGGCTGATGTTGCGTACAAAAAGGATCCTGAAGAACATAGAC CCTGAAGTGGAAAATGCCATAAAGAGCTTAGTGTCTTCAGCTATTGTTGATCCTGATGCCAAAGGGGGACTTAAATGGCCACTTGGGAATGAGTCGATTGGTGAGAGGTTCAGCATAGTTGGGGTGTGGCATACAAGCTATAGTGCTTTCAGGAATAAAACCTTAAGGTTGAAGCTCAGGTGTGCTGACCGGTTTGACCACCGGAGCTCCACTGGAGAGATTTCCAATGAAGTTACCTTCAAACTAACTGGCATATCTGAGAGACTGCAG GATGGGAATGAAGAGGTGGACACTCTGAAGGGGATGCTGGACTCCGCGGTGCAGATGATCTGGGACACTGTTTTGAGCTACAAGATCAAGCCTTGA